In Papaver somniferum cultivar HN1 chromosome 1, ASM357369v1, whole genome shotgun sequence, a genomic segment contains:
- the LOC113310905 gene encoding ycf3-interacting protein 1, chloroplastic-like codes for MALRLSQLPLASSSYSSCTATPTPAQSQFLFFQHLPLNYRTKVTLSLHHRHQRNNSRQILILVGKENAELGVSTTQEDDNQPPLPQDATPEELEYIQQIKRVIELLKKNRDMLFSEIKLTISIEDPREVERRRLLGIDDPDTPTRDDLAEALDEVNEGRVPENRVALQMLAKEMLDWPNVEVQSINKKPSKSLYAKATNTGVDPKVAAKRLKIDWDTAAEIDDDEDGDQVDVPAAVGFGALYLVTALPVIIGVSVVLILFFNSLQ; via the exons ATGGCTCTTCGACTGTCTCAACTGCCTTTGGCTTCCTCATCTTATTCATCATGCACTGCTACTCCTACTCCTGCTCAATCCCAGTTTCTCTTCTTCCAACACCTACCTTTGAATTACAGAACAAAAGTTACCCTTTCtctccaccaccgccaccaacgaAATAATTCCAGACAAATTCTAATATTAGTTGGTAAAGAAAATGCTGAACTTGGTGTCTCCACCACTCAAGAAGACGATAATCAACCACCACTACCACAAGATGCTACTCCTGAAGAACTAGAATATATTCAACAAATCAAAAGA GTGATTGAGCTTCTAAAGAAAAACAGGGATATGCTCTTTAGTGAG ATCAAGTTAACCATATCTATTGAAGACCCAAGAGAAGTTGAGCGTCGGAGATTGCTCGGTATCGATGATCCTGATACTCCAACTAGGGATGATTTAGCTGAGGCACTGGATGag GTAAATGAAGGAAGAGTACCTGAAAATCGTGTTGCACTTCAAATGCTTGCCAAAGAAATGCTTGATTGGCCTAATGTAGAG GTTCAATCGATAAATAAAAAACCCAGCAAATCTCTATATGCCAAGGCAACTAATACTGGTGTTGATCCCAAAGTGGCTGCTAAAAGACTCAAAATTGACTGGGATACAGCTGCAGAGATTGACGATGATGAGGATGGTGACCAAGTAGACGTACCTGCCGCCGTG GGATTTGGTGCGTTGTACTTGGTTACCGCTCTTCCAGTTATCATTGGAGTCTCCGTCGTACTGATTCTGTTCTTTAATTCTCTGCAGTAA